DNA sequence from the Vicinamibacteria bacterium genome:
GGGACGGAAACCGGTGTCGTCTACTCGAAGGACCACGGGAAGAGCTGGGAGGCTTTGAAGCTCAACCTGCCGACGGTTGCCGTCCACGAGCTGCGGGTCAAGGACGGCGACCTCGTGGTCGGTACGCACGGTCGATCGATCTGGATCTTCGACGATCTCACGCCCATTCGGGAGATGTCGCCTTCGATCGAGGGCGAGGAGGCTCACCTGTTCTCCGTGCGTCCCGGCGTTCGATTCCGATACCACGGCGGGCCGAGAGACATCTATGGCGGTGACAACCCGCCGCAGGGCGCGATGCTCCATTACTACTTGGCGAACGAGCCAGAGGAGGAGATCCGGTTGCGCATTCTCACCGCCGGCGGAGACCTGGTTCGCACGTACTCGAGCCACGAGGAAGAGCCCGAAGGCACGGAAGACACGCCCGACGTCTTTTTCCGCAAGCTCCCCGAGATTCCCAAGAAGAAGGGCGTGAATCGTTTCAGCTGGGATTTGCGTTACGACGGCGCGCGGATCATCCCCGCCGCCGAGATCGACATGGGGGATCCCCGCGAGGGCGCATTCGCACCCCCCGGCGAGTATCTCGCCGAGCTGACCGTCGGCGAGCGCGTCGTAAGCCAAGAGCTCGTCGTCAGACCCGACCCGCGAGGCTCGCCTTCCGTGACCGATCTCGAAGAGCAGCTTCGCTTCTCGCTCTCCATTCGAGACACGATCAGCACACTTACCGACACTGTCGTCGAAATCCGTGCCCTGCGCGAGCAGCTCGAGTCGGCCCGAGCCCGCTACGAGGAAATAGCCGAGCTATCGACCTCGATCCTCGAACGATGCGACGAGCTCGAGAAACGACTCCACAACCCCGGAGCCAAGGTCGCTTACGATATTCTCGCCACGCCGGGAGGCGCGAAGCTCTACTCCAAGCTCGGCCCGTTGATGGACTACGTCAACGAAGGGGACGGCGCACCGACTCAGGGAATGCGGGAAGTCTACGAGGAGCTTCGCTTGGAGCTCGAAGACATCCGATCCGAGTGGAACGACGTCGTGACCTCACGAGTAGCGGAGTGGAACGCTCGCGCCCGAGAGCTCGAGCTGCCTCACATCGTGCCGCCCGCGGGAAGATAAGGCTTCCCGGCGCACTTGTCGGCTCACAGCACGACGGCGAGGAATCCCAGGTAGCCCGCGAAAAGCACGATCCCTTCCCAGCGAACCAGGCGACGTCCGGTGTAAAGGAAGAGGGTGGCCAACAAGGTGATGCCGACGAGCGCGGGGAGCTCGAATCCGAGAAGCCGGGAGTCGACGGGAATCGGCCGGATCGCGGCGGAAAGGCCGAGTGCACCGAGTACGTTGAAAAGGTTGCTCCCGACGATGTTGCCCACCACGAGATCCGCCTCCTTGCGTAGGCCGGCAACGATCGAAGTCGCGAGCTCGGGAACGGAAGTGCCCACGGCGACGAGGGTAATTCCGATGACGAGCTCCGGCACCCCGAGGCTCCGTGCGAGACTCACCGCCGAGCTCACGAGAAGATGAGCCCCCCCGAGAAGGAGACCGAGGCCGAACGCGATCCAGAGCACATTCATGGCGAGAGAGCCGCCCGGTCGCTCGATATCCGGTGGGCCGGTCCTCTCGGCCCACCGGAACGAAAGGTAGTTGATACCAGCCAGAAGGCCCAGGAATACGAGACCGGTGATGCGACCGAGCTCGAGCCGAAAGCACAAAACCGCGAACAAGAGAGTAACGCCGACCATCAACGGCAGCTCCCGACGCAATACCGCGGGGGCAACGAGCACGGTAGCGAGAATCGCCGTGGCACCCAGGATGAGACCCAGGTTGGCGACATTGCTTCCCAGGACGTTTCCGATGGCCACGTCGGCGTGACCTTCGAGAGTCGCGACCACGCTCGCGACGATCTCCGGGGCCGAAGTTCCGTAGGCGACGAGCGTCAGGCCGACCACGAGCGGGCTGATGCCGAGCTGCATCGCCAGGCGCGAGGAGCTGCGAACCAGGCTGTCGGCGCCGAACGACAGAAGGGTTAGTCCGAGCAGGCAGAGGAGCGAGGCGGTGAGGACACTCACGCCAGGCTGACCCGCGGACGGACGC
Encoded proteins:
- a CDS encoding calcium/sodium antiporter: MSVLTASLLCLLGLTLLSFGADSLVRSSSRLAMQLGISPLVVGLTLVAYGTSAPEIVASVVATLEGHADVAIGNVLGSNVANLGLILGATAILATVLVAPAVLRRELPLMVGVTLLFAVLCFRLELGRITGLVFLGLLAGINYLSFRWAERTGPPDIERPGGSLAMNVLWIAFGLGLLLGGAHLLVSSAVSLARSLGVPELVIGITLVAVGTSVPELATSIVAGLRKEADLVVGNIVGSNLFNVLGALGLSAAIRPIPVDSRLLGFELPALVGITLLATLFLYTGRRLVRWEGIVLFAGYLGFLAVVL